One Halostella limicola genomic window carries:
- a CDS encoding DUF2270 domain-containing protein, producing the protein MARDESEEEFDPEAREERRIGREMVDDSSGLGSVVAHLYRGEMDRAVNWRGRLDSTTNWAVTIISAILAYAFSSSDVAHSIILVGMVIGVVFLLIEARRFQRYDIWRSRVRSMQENLFAEALDPSRDVEQRDWRRQLSEDFRNPKPRMSLPSALAHRLRRVYLPLLCGLLLVWLFRLGGEEAPIVEAATVSGTAGWVVFGVVIAGYVCLFALAFWPNVAATSETAEGTDRGDLGR; encoded by the coding sequence CGAGGAGGAGTTCGATCCCGAAGCGCGCGAGGAGCGCCGGATCGGTCGCGAGATGGTCGACGACAGCAGCGGACTCGGCTCCGTCGTCGCGCATCTGTACCGCGGCGAGATGGACCGGGCAGTCAACTGGCGCGGCCGACTGGACTCGACGACGAACTGGGCGGTGACGATCATCTCCGCGATCCTCGCGTACGCGTTCTCCAGCAGCGACGTCGCGCACTCGATCATCCTGGTCGGCATGGTGATCGGCGTCGTCTTCCTGCTGATCGAGGCCCGCCGCTTCCAGCGATACGACATCTGGCGGTCCCGGGTGCGATCCATGCAGGAGAACCTCTTCGCGGAGGCGCTCGACCCCTCCCGCGACGTCGAACAGCGCGACTGGCGGCGACAGTTGAGCGAGGACTTCCGGAACCCGAAGCCGAGGATGTCGCTCCCGAGCGCGCTCGCCCACCGTCTCCGCAGGGTGTATCTGCCGCTACTGTGCGGCCTGCTGCTCGTCTGGCTCTTCCGACTCGGCGGGGAGGAAGCGCCGATAGTGGAAGCCGCGACCGTCTCCGGAACGGCCGGCTGGGTCGTCTTCGGCGTCGTCATCGCGGGCTACGTCTGCCTCTTCGCGCTCGCGTTCTGGCCGAACGTGGCGGCCACGTCGGAGACTGCCGAGGGCACCGACCGCGGCGATCTGGGGCGGTGA
- a CDS encoding 4a-hydroxytetrahydrobiopterin dehydratase: protein MSDTALADRECEACTSEDEPFGPDEYEEYLAEVRGDVWEVVDDHHLEGTYAFEDFRDALEFTYEIGELAEEEWHHPDIGLEWGEVTVEMWTHKIDGLHEADFVMAARMDRIYEDYEPDGGA, encoded by the coding sequence ATGTCCGACACAGCGCTCGCCGACCGGGAGTGCGAGGCCTGCACGAGCGAGGACGAACCGTTCGGTCCGGACGAGTACGAGGAGTACCTCGCGGAGGTTCGCGGCGACGTGTGGGAGGTCGTCGACGACCACCACCTGGAGGGGACCTACGCGTTCGAGGACTTCCGGGACGCGCTGGAGTTCACCTACGAGATCGGCGAACTGGCCGAGGAGGAGTGGCACCACCCGGACATCGGACTGGAGTGGGGCGAGGTCACCGTCGAGATGTGGACCCACAAGATCGATGGCCTCCACGAGGCGGACTTCGTGATGGCCGCCCGGATGGACCGCATCTACGAGGACTACGAACCCGACGGCGGTGCGTAG
- a CDS encoding MFS transporter has translation MAESRRLIWKYYAYRASSAAGFYLPVSVLYLKDQGYGLAFIGLAQAVFSFALLLSEIPSGYLGDRIGRRGSLALGNALRASAMVAYVFAGSAAGILAVKAVWAMGWAFRSGTQSAWLYELLSSRFDESEYARIDGRGSTVLLVTSGVGAVVGGGLYTVDTGLPFLVNAALASAGIAVLATFPCVECGDDADDAFTVREAVRVLRVQVRRPEVRWFVAYAALFAGLFGVTRTFEQPALDAAGVPVVGIGLLYAGFKAVSAAAASATGWLNDALGVRLTFALFVPAFAVAYAGIALSPLLLVPTLVLYRAAQTVIRPLRNQYLNDRLGDIGRATVLSGASMALSLASGAAKLAGGAAAGSLGAVGVLPWAGLTVAGIAGLLWIRTSPVRDQSTAPASAPAVAAESD, from the coding sequence ATGGCGGAGTCCCGACGACTCATCTGGAAGTACTACGCCTACCGCGCCAGCAGCGCCGCCGGGTTCTACCTCCCCGTCAGCGTCCTCTACCTGAAAGACCAGGGGTACGGGCTGGCGTTCATCGGCCTCGCGCAGGCGGTGTTTTCCTTCGCGCTCCTCTTGTCGGAGATCCCGTCCGGCTACCTCGGCGACCGCATCGGTCGACGCGGGAGCCTCGCGCTCGGCAACGCGCTCCGCGCGAGCGCGATGGTCGCGTACGTCTTCGCGGGGTCGGCGGCCGGGATCCTCGCCGTCAAGGCGGTCTGGGCGATGGGGTGGGCCTTCCGCTCGGGCACCCAGAGCGCCTGGCTGTACGAGCTGCTCTCCTCGCGGTTCGACGAGTCCGAGTACGCCCGCATCGACGGTCGGGGAAGCACGGTCCTGCTCGTCACGTCCGGCGTCGGCGCCGTGGTCGGCGGTGGTCTCTACACCGTCGACACCGGCCTGCCGTTCCTCGTGAACGCGGCGCTGGCGAGCGCCGGCATCGCCGTCCTCGCGACGTTCCCCTGCGTCGAGTGCGGGGACGACGCGGACGACGCGTTCACCGTCCGTGAAGCGGTCCGCGTGCTCCGCGTGCAGGTCCGCCGGCCCGAAGTCCGGTGGTTCGTCGCCTACGCCGCGCTGTTCGCGGGACTGTTCGGCGTCACCCGCACGTTCGAGCAGCCGGCGCTCGACGCCGCCGGCGTGCCCGTCGTCGGCATCGGTCTGCTGTACGCCGGGTTCAAAGCGGTCTCCGCGGCCGCCGCCTCCGCGACGGGGTGGCTGAACGACGCGCTCGGGGTGCGCCTGACGTTCGCGCTGTTCGTGCCTGCCTTCGCCGTCGCGTACGCCGGCATCGCTCTCTCGCCGCTGCTGTTGGTGCCGACGCTGGTGCTGTACCGCGCCGCGCAGACGGTCATCCGCCCGCTCCGGAACCAGTACCTCAACGACCGCCTCGGGGACATCGGCCGCGCGACGGTGCTCTCCGGGGCGTCGATGGCGCTGTCGCTCGCCAGCGGCGCGGCCAAACTCGCCGGGGGCGCCGCGGCCGGGTCGCTGGGCGCTGTCGGCGTCCTGCCGTGGGCCGGCCTCACCGTCGCCGGGATCGCCGGCCTGCTCTGGATCCGCACCTCGCCGGTGCGGGACCAGTCGACGGCCCCCGCGAGCGCGCCCGCGGTCGCTGCGGAGTCCGACTGA
- a CDS encoding alpha/beta fold hydrolase, whose protein sequence is MAELSLDDGTIWYEERGEGRPLVFVHGGWSSSAAWDRQVERFADSHRVITVDVRGHGETGATDARRYSVGLFADDLEALLDHLDVEDPVLCGLSLGSMVVHEYLSRHPDAAAGAVLAGPVRSMPPVDMPAAVKPFVSPLPALGMSLSTLGSEATFRSMLGSIRATTGGVWLALEPSVRSEALDAVGEVPASEFRKIFGALYHYDPPSLVGVSTPTLVVYGDEEAPPVKRQGQAIASEVDDGRVLEIANAAHMVNQDAPEAFNDALAEFLDGLDAGGAVADERGDGRSAA, encoded by the coding sequence ATGGCAGAACTCTCTCTCGACGACGGAACGATCTGGTACGAGGAACGCGGCGAGGGGCGACCGCTGGTGTTCGTCCACGGCGGCTGGTCCTCCAGCGCGGCGTGGGACCGGCAGGTCGAACGCTTCGCCGATTCGCACCGGGTGATCACGGTCGACGTCCGCGGTCACGGCGAGACCGGCGCGACCGACGCGCGTCGGTACTCGGTCGGGCTGTTCGCCGACGACCTGGAGGCGCTTCTCGACCACCTCGACGTCGAGGACCCGGTGCTCTGCGGGCTCTCGCTCGGGTCGATGGTCGTCCACGAGTACCTCTCGCGTCACCCGGACGCGGCGGCGGGCGCGGTCCTCGCCGGGCCGGTCCGGTCGATGCCGCCGGTCGACATGCCGGCGGCGGTCAAGCCGTTCGTCTCGCCGCTGCCGGCGCTGGGGATGTCGCTCTCGACACTCGGGTCCGAGGCGACGTTCCGGTCGATGCTCGGGTCGATCCGGGCGACGACCGGCGGGGTCTGGCTGGCGCTCGAACCGTCCGTCCGGTCCGAGGCGCTCGACGCCGTCGGAGAGGTCCCGGCCTCGGAGTTCCGGAAGATCTTCGGCGCGCTGTATCACTACGACCCGCCGTCGCTCGTCGGCGTGTCGACGCCGACGCTCGTCGTCTACGGCGACGAGGAAGCCCCGCCAGTCAAGCGACAGGGTCAGGCCATCGCGAGCGAGGTCGACGACGGCCGAGTGCTGGAGATCGCGAACGCGGCGCACATGGTCAACCAGGACGCACCGGAGGCGTTCAACGACGCGCTCGCGGAGTTCCTCGACGGCCTCGACGCCGGCGGCGCCGTCGCCGACGAGCGCGGCGACGGTCGCAGCGCGGCCTGA
- a CDS encoding metal-dependent hydrolase — protein MMLPTHAMVGLAVAAPLVVLAPDVVPAALVGALIGSVLPDLDLYAGHRRTLHYPTGYSVAAVPAAAAAALLATPVAVAAAALLVGAALHCRMDRYGGGLELRPWEGTSDRGVYDHVRGRWLAPKRWVAYDGSPGDFLFALALGVPLLVVLDGPFRWVVAAALLVGGAYAALRRRLARLAPTVFGRVPGPVREYVPARYRE, from the coding sequence ATGATGCTTCCGACGCACGCGATGGTCGGCCTGGCGGTAGCGGCGCCGCTGGTCGTCCTCGCGCCCGACGTCGTTCCCGCCGCGCTGGTCGGCGCGCTCATCGGGAGCGTGCTGCCGGACCTGGACCTCTACGCCGGCCACCGCCGGACGCTCCACTACCCGACCGGTTACTCCGTCGCCGCCGTCCCCGCCGCGGCCGCCGCCGCGCTGCTCGCGACGCCGGTCGCCGTCGCCGCCGCCGCGCTGCTCGTCGGCGCGGCGCTTCACTGCCGGATGGACCGCTACGGCGGCGGCCTCGAACTCCGGCCGTGGGAGGGCACCTCCGACCGCGGCGTCTACGACCACGTCCGCGGCCGCTGGCTCGCGCCGAAGCGCTGGGTCGCCTACGACGGGTCGCCCGGGGACTTCCTGTTCGCGCTAGCGCTCGGCGTCCCGCTGCTCGTCGTCCTCGACGGGCCGTTCCGGTGGGTCGTCGCCGCCGCGCTGCTCGTCGGCGGCGCGTACGCCGCACTCCGCCGCCGTCTCGCGAGGCTCGCCCCGACCGTCTTCGGCCGCGTACCGGGCCCTGTCCGGGAGTACGTGCCGGCGCGCTACCGGGAATAG